The proteins below are encoded in one region of Theropithecus gelada isolate Dixy unplaced genomic scaffold, Tgel_1.0 HiC_scaffold_162, whole genome shotgun sequence:
- the LOC112617407 gene encoding uncharacterized protein LOC112617407, with translation MRELVYTFGQNASSNSVRPNPFIYLPTSTLLPANKPRNLVEICHLLRSSYQRPIASALPSEPNLVPLPSPPISQERQPPLFFSGLYVLGVVSSSASNQRPSVPPHPGRTSTSGTADRAAAPGPAATLSPEHYFRISGVSPLRFPPPPQTPPRSLY, from the coding sequence ATGCGAGAGCTTGTCTATACGTTTGGCCAAAACGCGTCCTCCAACAGTGTACGTCCTAATCCCTTCATTTATCTTCCCACATCCACCCTCCTTCCAGCAAATAAACCTCGGAACTTAGTCGAAATCTGTCACTTACTTCGCTCCTCCTACCAGCGGCCTATTGCTTCTGCCCTCCCCAGTGAACCCAACCTAGTTCCTCTTCCCAGTCCTCCCATTTCTCAAGAAAGACAACCACCTCTGTTTTTTTCAGGGCTTTACGTGCTAGGTGTGGTTTCTTCCTCCGCATCCAACCAGCGACCCTCCGTGCCTCCCCACCCAGGACGGACCTCCACCTCGGGAACCGCCGACCGCGCAGCGGCCCCAGGACCCGCAGCCACCCTCTCCCCGGAGCACTACTTCCGGATCTCGGGTGTTTCCCCTTTACGGTTCCCTCCACCCCCTCAGACACCTCCTAGATCTTTATACTAA